A genome region from Bradyrhizobium sp. WSM1417 includes the following:
- the prfB gene encoding peptide chain release factor 2 (programmed frameshift): protein MRAEVERLVEEIKQSVGLLRRHLDVEKSTARLAELNKLAEDPNLWNDPQKAQKLMQERTSLEDALSGIGKVEQELEDDIGMIELGEAEGDEGVVKEAEAALKALKKEVARRELEALLSGEADSFDSYLEVHAGAGGTESQDWAQMLLRMYSRWAETHGFKVEMLEESEGEEAGIKSATIQVSGHNAYGWLKTEAGVHRLVRISPFDSNARRHTSFSSVAVFPVIDDTIKIDIKESDVRVDTMRSGGAGGQHVNKTESAVRLTHIPTGVAVVCQAGRSQHKNKAQAWDMLRARLYQIELKRREEKAAADQAAKTDIGWGHQIRSYVLQPYQMVKDLRTGVQTSDTSGVLGGDLDDFMAATLAQRAFGTPGADIEDVD from the exons GGTTGGTAGAAGAGATCAAGCAGTCTGTCGGGCTGCTGAGGAGGCATCTT GACGTCGAGAAATCGACGGCGCGCCTCGCTGAGCTGAACAAGCTCGCAGAAGATCCCAACCTCTGGAACGATCCCCAGAAAGCCCAGAAATTGATGCAGGAGCGCACCTCGCTTGAGGATGCGCTCTCCGGCATCGGCAAGGTCGAGCAGGAGCTCGAAGACGACATCGGCATGATCGAACTCGGCGAAGCCGAGGGCGATGAGGGCGTCGTCAAGGAAGCCGAAGCCGCGCTCAAGGCCCTCAAGAAGGAAGTTGCCCGGCGCGAGCTCGAGGCGCTGCTGTCTGGTGAGGCCGATAGTTTCGATTCCTATCTCGAAGTGCATGCCGGCGCCGGCGGCACCGAGAGCCAGGACTGGGCGCAGATGCTGCTCCGCATGTATTCGCGCTGGGCCGAAACCCACGGCTTCAAGGTCGAGATGCTGGAAGAGTCCGAGGGTGAAGAGGCTGGCATCAAGTCCGCGACCATCCAGGTCTCCGGCCACAATGCCTATGGCTGGCTCAAGACCGAGGCGGGCGTGCACCGCCTGGTGCGGATCTCGCCGTTCGATTCCAACGCGCGGCGGCACACCTCGTTCTCATCCGTAGCTGTGTTTCCGGTGATCGACGACACCATCAAGATCGACATCAAGGAATCCGACGTCCGCGTCGACACCATGCGCTCCGGTGGTGCCGGCGGCCAGCACGTCAACAAGACCGAGTCCGCGGTACGGCTGACGCATATCCCGACCGGCGTCGCCGTGGTCTGCCAGGCCGGCCGCTCGCAGCACAAGAACAAGGCGCAGGCCTGGGACATGCTGCGCGCCCGGCTTTACCAGATCGAGCTGAAGCGGCGCGAAGAGAAGGCCGCCGCCGACCAGGCCGCCAAGACCGACATCGGCTGGGGCCACCAGATCCGCTCCTACGTGTTGCAGCCCTACCAGATGGTGAAGGACCTGCGCACGGGTGTGCAGACCTCCGACACATCAGGCGTGCTTGGCGGCGATCTCGACGACTTCATGGCCGCGACCCTGGCGCAGCGCGCCTTCGGCACTCCCGGCGCCGACATCGAGGACGTGGACTGA
- a CDS encoding NAD(P)-dependent oxidoreductase, with protein sequence MPRIAFIGLGRMGHGMAGRYLDAGFTVTLWNRTKAKAEDLLARGAQWATSPEDAAIDADAVVTMVADDEASRAVWLGPKGAAKTAKAGTIAIECSTVSYDHAREMGREMNARGLIYIDCPVTGLPDAAASGKLTLLVGADPADLERARPYLTPIGSTIRHFGAVGAGTVYKLINNLMGAIQIAGLAEGLAIAEQAGLDMNLVLDSIQAGVAASPQVQRHSKRMVARDFSGATFTAALRHKDAAYAVKLAESLLADKPLVAGAAVEAYAQAKAAMPDDDEGKMIELVSRPKKPS encoded by the coding sequence ATGCCCCGGATCGCCTTCATCGGGCTTGGGCGGATGGGCCACGGCATGGCCGGGCGCTATCTCGATGCCGGCTTCACGGTGACCCTGTGGAATCGCACCAAGGCCAAGGCGGAAGATCTGCTTGCGCGCGGCGCGCAGTGGGCGACCTCGCCTGAGGACGCGGCGATCGACGCCGACGCCGTCGTGACCATGGTCGCCGATGACGAGGCCTCGCGCGCAGTCTGGCTCGGGCCCAAGGGCGCAGCCAAGACGGCCAAGGCCGGCACCATCGCCATCGAATGTTCCACCGTCTCCTATGACCATGCGCGCGAGATGGGCCGCGAAATGAACGCGCGCGGGCTGATCTATATCGATTGCCCCGTGACGGGATTGCCGGATGCTGCCGCCAGCGGAAAGCTGACGCTGCTCGTTGGTGCCGATCCCGCCGATCTCGAACGCGCGCGGCCTTATCTGACACCGATCGGCTCGACCATCCGCCACTTCGGCGCGGTCGGCGCCGGCACCGTCTACAAGCTGATCAACAATCTGATGGGCGCGATCCAGATCGCCGGCCTCGCCGAGGGACTCGCCATCGCCGAGCAGGCCGGGCTCGACATGAATCTGGTGCTGGACTCGATCCAGGCTGGCGTCGCCGCAAGTCCGCAGGTGCAGCGCCACTCCAAGCGCATGGTCGCCCGCGATTTTTCCGGCGCAACGTTCACGGCGGCGCTGCGGCACAAGGATGCCGCCTACGCGGTGAAGCTCGCCGAGAGCCTGCTGGCCGATAAGCCGCTGGTCGCGGGCGCCGCGGTGGAGGCCTACGCGCAGGCCAAGGCTGCGATGCCTGACGACGACGAAGGCAAGATGATCGAACTGGTGTCGCGGCCGAAGAAACCGTCCTAG
- a CDS encoding DMT family transporter: MPPNDNRIDARDWSLLALLSVLWGGSFFFNGAALRELPPLTLVLLRVALGSAILLPLIRMHGIGFPKGIAGWKPFFAIGLLNNVIPFSLIVVGQTFIPSGLASVLNATTPLFTVIVMAAAGEEALRLRRVAGVALGLAGVIILRGWGVETRAGQGLGILLCLGGAFSYGFAALAARRLLKDSPPLGTAAYQLMASTVMMSIVAGAVEQPWRLPVPGVTIWLAVLGLAGLSTALAYIVFFQILRRSGATNVMLVTLLIPVTAILLGWLVLGEPISMREIAGALVIGSALLVIDGRLVSLLRRGT; this comes from the coding sequence ATGCCCCCGAACGACAACCGGATTGACGCGCGAGACTGGTCGCTGCTCGCTTTGCTCTCGGTGCTCTGGGGCGGCTCGTTCTTTTTCAACGGCGCGGCGCTGCGGGAATTGCCGCCGCTTACGCTGGTGCTTTTGCGCGTTGCACTCGGATCGGCCATTCTGCTGCCGCTGATCCGCATGCACGGCATCGGTTTTCCCAAGGGCATCGCCGGTTGGAAACCGTTCTTTGCGATTGGGCTCCTCAACAACGTCATCCCGTTCTCGCTGATCGTGGTCGGCCAGACTTTCATTCCAAGCGGGCTGGCGTCGGTCCTGAATGCCACCACGCCGCTGTTCACGGTGATCGTGATGGCCGCGGCGGGCGAAGAGGCCTTACGGCTCCGCCGCGTCGCCGGCGTAGCACTGGGCCTCGCCGGCGTGATCATCCTGCGCGGATGGGGCGTCGAGACACGGGCGGGGCAGGGGCTGGGCATCCTGCTCTGCCTCGGCGGCGCCTTCAGCTATGGCTTTGCGGCGTTGGCGGCGCGGCGGTTGTTGAAGGACTCTCCGCCGCTGGGGACGGCAGCATATCAACTGATGGCTTCCACGGTGATGATGTCGATCGTCGCCGGCGCAGTGGAGCAGCCCTGGCGTCTGCCGGTGCCGGGCGTGACGATTTGGCTCGCGGTGCTTGGCCTTGCCGGCCTGTCGACGGCACTCGCCTATATCGTCTTCTTCCAGATCCTGCGGCGCTCGGGCGCGACCAATGTGATGCTGGTGACGCTGCTTATTCCCGTCACCGCCATTCTTCTGGGATGGCTTGTGCTGGGCGAGCCGATTTCCATGCGCGAGATCGCGGGCGCACTTGTCATCGGCAGCGCATTGCTGGTGATCGACGGACGCCTCGTGAGCCTGCTGCGGCGCGGCACATAG
- a CDS encoding ABC transporter substrate-binding protein — MPGRRNNLAALAILVAGVLVTTPALAQKKYDPGATDTEIKLGNIMPYSGPASSYGVIGKTEAAFFKMINDQGGINGRKINFISYDDAYSPPKAIEQARKLVESDEVLLIFQPLGTPSNSAIMKYMNSKKVPQLFVASGGTKFGDPKNFPWTMGFQPNYQSEGRIYAKYIRDKFPNSKIAVFWQNDDAGKDQFKGLKDGLGDKANMIIADKSYEVSDPSIDSQIVALHDSGADIFFSWAAPKGSAQAIRKVGELGWKPKFFLANTATSVASVLKPAGLDYSKDIISTVYLKDPTDPTWDKDPAVIKWREFMDKYYPDGDKANSNNVYGYVQAEAMAQVLKQCGDNLTRDNVMKQATNLKDFHTDLMLPGIMVNTSADDYFPIEQMQLMRFNGQAWELFGEVITGEVGHERGQ, encoded by the coding sequence ATGCCGGGTCGTCGCAATAACCTTGCTGCCCTCGCCATTCTTGTTGCCGGCGTGCTCGTCACGACACCGGCCCTGGCGCAGAAGAAATACGATCCCGGCGCCACCGACACCGAAATCAAGCTCGGCAATATCATGCCCTATAGCGGGCCGGCATCGTCCTACGGCGTGATCGGCAAGACCGAGGCCGCGTTCTTCAAGATGATCAACGACCAGGGCGGCATCAACGGGCGCAAGATCAATTTCATCAGCTATGACGACGCCTATTCGCCGCCGAAGGCGATCGAGCAGGCGCGCAAGCTGGTCGAGAGCGACGAGGTCTTGCTGATCTTCCAGCCGCTCGGCACGCCCTCGAACTCCGCCATCATGAAATACATGAATTCCAAGAAGGTGCCGCAGCTCTTCGTCGCCTCCGGCGGCACCAAGTTCGGCGACCCCAAGAATTTTCCATGGACCATGGGATTCCAGCCGAACTACCAGAGCGAGGGGCGGATCTACGCAAAATATATCCGTGACAAGTTTCCGAACAGCAAGATCGCGGTGTTCTGGCAGAACGACGATGCCGGCAAGGACCAGTTCAAGGGCCTGAAGGACGGGCTCGGCGACAAGGCCAATATGATCATCGCCGACAAGTCCTATGAGGTCAGCGATCCCTCGATCGACTCGCAGATCGTCGCGCTTCACGATTCCGGCGCCGACATCTTCTTCTCATGGGCCGCGCCGAAAGGCTCGGCGCAGGCGATCCGGAAAGTCGGCGAGCTCGGCTGGAAGCCAAAATTCTTTCTGGCCAACACCGCGACCTCGGTTGCCTCGGTGCTCAAGCCAGCCGGGCTCGACTATTCCAAGGACATCATCTCGACCGTCTATTTGAAGGACCCGACCGATCCGACCTGGGACAAAGATCCTGCGGTGATCAAATGGCGCGAGTTCATGGACAAATATTACCCTGACGGCGACAAGGCGAATTCCAACAATGTCTACGGCTACGTCCAGGCGGAGGCGATGGCGCAGGTGCTGAAGCAGTGCGGCGACAACCTCACACGTGACAACGTGATGAAGCAGGCCACGAACCTGAAGGATTTTCACACCGACCTGATGCTGCCCGGCATCATGGTCAACACCTCGGCCGACGATTATTTTCCGATCGAGCAGATGCAGCTGATGCGCTTCAACGGGCAGGCCTGGGAGCTGTTCGGCGAGGTCATCACCGGTGAGGTCGGCCACGAGCGGGGCCAGTAG
- a CDS encoding low affinity iron permease family protein, translated as MQQTDKKARPAKGKADQPRNSAAQLFSDIANRTSQAAGRALTFMIAAGIVLVWAVTGPVFHYSDTWQLVINTGTTIVTFLMVFLIQNSQNRDSAAIQVKLDELIRVSAAHNSFVGIEHLTDDELDEIRTKCELRAEAEKVGEKTVKNAGKKAKRAADLVTE; from the coding sequence ATGCAACAGACCGATAAGAAAGCTCGTCCGGCCAAGGGTAAAGCGGACCAGCCACGTAACAGCGCGGCTCAACTCTTCAGCGATATTGCTAACCGAACATCTCAAGCTGCCGGGCGCGCGCTGACATTCATGATTGCCGCCGGCATCGTCCTGGTTTGGGCGGTCACCGGTCCCGTCTTCCATTACTCCGACACATGGCAGCTGGTGATCAACACCGGCACCACAATTGTGACGTTCCTGATGGTCTTCCTGATTCAGAATTCCCAGAATCGCGATAGCGCGGCCATCCAGGTGAAGCTCGACGAACTGATCCGGGTGAGCGCGGCGCACAATTCATTCGTGGGAATTGAGCATTTGACCGACGACGAGCTCGACGAGATCCGTACCAAATGTGAGCTTCGCGCCGAGGCCGAAAAGGTCGGAGAAAAGACAGTCAAGAATGCCGGCAAGAAGGCGAAACGCGCCGCCGATCTCGTCACCGAATAA
- a CDS encoding M23 family metallopeptidase: MSKSSAQFSQYPQHHPHDHGRAFHRRAAAVATALPLPDTDDAYTIVHHGKQVRLGPVVFWIVVGTVVLLGLWSAATATYFAFRDDVLTRLIARQAEMQYAYEDRIAELRAKVDRTTSRQLLDQEQFDQKLDQIMKRQTALESRATALGSMPDVTGSIPRSTPQRGDASQTTQGTPKPSPISDTVIFVAPPDREARLESRAPTLAAPSVNQFAKNQGFDNIVVRLTTSLDQVERRQMAALNAVEEGMDSRMRRMRGVVSDLGLNLANLEAAVPRTAMGGPFVPVKLTASSGPFEKQLYRINSTRAEMDRLNRTLALVPYRKPVIGEVEFTSGFGMRSDPFLGRPAMHTGLDFRAASGDPVRVTANGKVVSAGWSGGYGRMIEVDHGNGLATRYGHLSEINVRVGEIVKIGQVVGLVGSTGRSTGPHLHYETRIDGEAVDPQKFLRAGVRLSAG; the protein is encoded by the coding sequence ATGTCGAAAAGTTCTGCCCAGTTCTCGCAGTACCCCCAACATCACCCCCACGACCACGGCCGAGCCTTTCATCGCCGTGCTGCCGCGGTGGCAACCGCACTTCCCCTTCCGGACACCGACGACGCCTACACCATCGTGCATCACGGCAAGCAGGTTCGCCTGGGGCCTGTGGTGTTCTGGATCGTGGTCGGCACCGTCGTGTTGCTCGGGCTATGGTCGGCCGCAACCGCGACCTATTTCGCCTTCCGCGACGACGTCCTCACCCGGCTGATCGCCCGGCAGGCCGAGATGCAATACGCCTATGAGGACCGCATCGCCGAGCTCCGCGCCAAGGTCGACCGCACCACCAGTCGGCAGCTGCTCGATCAGGAGCAGTTCGACCAAAAGCTCGACCAGATCATGAAGCGCCAGACGGCGCTGGAGTCCCGTGCCACGGCGCTCGGGTCCATGCCGGACGTGACCGGATCGATTCCCCGCTCCACCCCGCAGCGTGGCGATGCCAGCCAGACGACGCAGGGCACGCCAAAGCCCTCGCCGATCAGCGACACCGTGATCTTCGTGGCGCCGCCGGATCGTGAAGCGCGGCTCGAGTCGCGCGCGCCGACCCTTGCAGCTCCATCCGTCAATCAATTCGCCAAGAATCAAGGGTTCGACAACATCGTCGTTCGGCTCACGACCTCGCTGGACCAGGTCGAGCGTCGCCAGATGGCAGCGCTCAACGCCGTCGAGGAAGGCATGGATTCACGCATGCGCCGGATGCGCGGCGTCGTCAGCGATCTCGGCCTGAACCTCGCAAATCTCGAAGCCGCCGTGCCGCGCACGGCGATGGGCGGGCCTTTCGTACCCGTGAAGCTCACCGCCAGTTCGGGGCCGTTCGAGAAGCAGCTCTACCGCATCAACAGCACCCGCGCCGAGATGGACCGGCTCAATCGCACGCTGGCACTCGTGCCCTATCGCAAGCCCGTCATCGGCGAGGTCGAGTTCACCTCCGGCTTCGGCATGCGCAGCGATCCGTTCCTCGGCCGGCCCGCGATGCACACCGGGCTCGACTTCCGCGCCGCGAGCGGCGATCCCGTTCGCGTCACCGCCAACGGCAAGGTCGTCTCCGCCGGCTGGTCCGGCGGCTACGGCCGCATGATCGAGGTCGATCACGGCAATGGCCTTGCGACCCGCTACGGCCATCTCTCCGAGATCAATGTCCGGGTCGGCGAGATCGTGAAGATCGGCCAAGTCGTTGGTCTCGTCGGGTCGACCGGCCGATCCACCGGCCCGCATTTGCACTATGAAACCCGTATCGACGGCGAAGCGGTCGATCCGCAGAAGTTCTTGCGCGCCGGCGTGCGACTCAGCGCGGGCTAG
- a CDS encoding peroxiredoxin, which translates to MSKKSRKKSSKTPSGSPTAKKTPVKVRAATQTKSAKTQRTPASKSTGTIAKTASHKAASKRLNSSKSAAALKATAKAGLAEGQKAPAFRLPRDGGGVVALSDYAGQKLVLFFYPRADTPGCTREAIDFTRLTGAFAAAGTAVLGISADPVKAQDKFRDKHGLGVPLISDETHEMLEAYGAWGEKSMYGKSFLGVLRTTMLLGADGKIARIWRNVRVDGHADEVLEAARSL; encoded by the coding sequence ATGTCTAAGAAATCCCGAAAGAAATCGTCCAAAACGCCCTCCGGCAGTCCGACGGCTAAAAAGACACCCGTGAAAGTGCGGGCTGCGACTCAAACCAAGTCCGCGAAAACACAGCGGACACCGGCGAGCAAATCAACTGGGACCATAGCAAAGACAGCATCGCATAAGGCCGCATCGAAACGGTTAAATTCTTCCAAATCGGCAGCAGCGCTCAAAGCGACGGCGAAGGCCGGCTTGGCCGAGGGTCAGAAGGCCCCCGCCTTCCGCCTGCCCCGCGACGGTGGCGGTGTCGTCGCGCTGTCGGATTATGCGGGGCAGAAGCTGGTCCTGTTCTTCTATCCCCGCGCCGACACGCCGGGCTGCACCAGGGAAGCCATCGATTTCACCCGGCTGACCGGCGCCTTCGCCGCGGCTGGCACCGCCGTGCTCGGTATCTCCGCCGATCCGGTCAAGGCTCAGGACAAATTCCGCGACAAGCACGGTCTCGGCGTGCCCCTCATTTCAGACGAGACGCACGAGATGCTGGAGGCCTACGGCGCCTGGGGCGAAAAGTCCATGTATGGCAAGAGCTTCCTGGGAGTTCTTCGCACCACGATGCTGCTTGGCGCCGACGGCAAGATCGCCCGGATCTGGCGCAATGTCCGGGTCGACGGCCACGCCGACGAGGTGCTGGAAGCCGCAAGGAGCCTTTAA
- a CDS encoding DUF3971 domain-containing protein codes for MPAREASLPVDGCGPGGAQSHDGRLYREAMARNTSPQDYNRDSDRRGSQPEQQQWDDADWDPDQEAAAGYRARRLLSRSNSGFHRFADGFGPLRRWLGGGRWLRRVAVVVGALIVIFVGCFGALWWRLGAGPINLDIATPWLAAAIEDNIGHGNTVEVGGTQIERAGRVRIAVRIRDIVVRDHDHVIVATAPKAEVKLSGAGLLMGHLRAESLNLVDAELAIRIAPDGTVTVSAGDTAKPLATGVASKRDAGLPPTFPRNGVPPPPFGTGPATPDASQATTQATAPTGILQGLDWLDSLSMTGLDGQNLNEIGLKNGNLIVDDQQRGSKWTFENITLSLRRPSRGGVALSLGEEGARPWSLRATIGPTENGVRSVDIRADKVSTANILLALRVKDLTYTADLPLTGELKGELGRDGVPTFFRGKIAVGAGNIIDTDTPDYPMAIDSAEINVEWDANRRVLVAPFKVLSGANRLTLLAHVEPPNGTVNDWQLGFSGGSILLGGIDNEPPLVFNRIAIGFRFDTDHKRLLLTQADISNGEIGVAGTGAIDYSGEPRLTLGFAGTPMSASALKRMWPTLVVPELREWVIERIERGTLQRIEIGVNSPTKNLPRKGPPIPDDGLSVNIVASGVTVRPVDGLPVVHDADLKARVTGRTATVNIGQGIADTPAGRKITISDFVFEVPDMAPKPSPSRTRFRVEGPVPAAAEMLSNDRLSDLSSTVIDPNTSKGTFSANVQLGLPVKGELTKADTTYSVTADLNGFGADKLVMNQKLEANNLKIVASNQGYQVKGDVKINGQAASLDYRKPAEGDADVKLQTTLDDASRARLGFDLGPAVSGSVPIKLSGKIAGGPDQTTKLGIEADLTSVKLDNILPGWVKLPGRAGKASFKVVPTAQSTRLEDIVIEGGGASIKGSLEVDANGDLMNANFPTYAPSDGDKASLKVERSQDGVVKGTMRGDVFDGRGFLKSAISGNSKDDAKSKTKNVDFDMDVKLGAVMGFNGEAMRSVEAKMSRRNGAVKAFTLSGRIGKDTPVAADLRGGRAQGNREVIYLQTSDAGNFLRFTDTTNKVFGGQMVVAMEPPTSEPTTREGLINVRDFSVKGMDQLDRVAAGAPNGAQSGVAFTALRAEFTRQNGALTIRDGVVKGPMIGATIEGSIDFPGNQVCMSGTFVPMYGVNNIFGQIPLFGIFLGGGNNEGLIGVTYEVVGTPAAPVMRVNPISAMAPGLFRKIFEFNTGKQNSPFEEFPSQSSDGSTGTTRQLSSGCTLARR; via the coding sequence ATGCCGGCGCGGGAAGCTTCGCTTCCCGTCGACGGCTGCGGCCCCGGCGGCGCTCAATCCCACGACGGGCGCCTGTATCGAGAGGCAATGGCAAGGAATACGTCGCCCCAGGATTACAATCGGGATTCGGATCGGCGCGGCAGCCAACCAGAGCAGCAGCAATGGGACGACGCCGATTGGGATCCGGATCAGGAAGCGGCGGCGGGCTATCGGGCGCGCCGGCTGTTGTCGCGTTCCAATTCGGGCTTCCATCGATTCGCTGACGGGTTTGGTCCCTTGCGCCGCTGGCTGGGCGGCGGTCGCTGGCTGAGGCGCGTGGCCGTCGTCGTCGGTGCCCTGATCGTCATCTTCGTCGGCTGTTTCGGCGCGCTGTGGTGGCGGCTCGGCGCCGGTCCCATCAATCTCGACATTGCGACGCCATGGCTCGCGGCCGCGATCGAGGACAATATTGGTCACGGCAACACGGTGGAGGTCGGCGGCACGCAGATCGAGCGGGCCGGGCGGGTCCGCATCGCGGTGCGCATCCGTGATATCGTCGTGCGCGACCACGATCACGTCATTGTCGCCACCGCACCGAAGGCCGAGGTGAAGCTGTCGGGCGCGGGCCTGCTGATGGGGCATCTGCGCGCCGAAAGCCTCAACCTCGTCGATGCCGAGCTCGCGATCCGGATCGCACCTGACGGCACCGTCACGGTATCGGCTGGCGACACCGCAAAGCCGCTCGCAACCGGCGTCGCCTCCAAGAGGGACGCGGGGCTGCCGCCGACTTTCCCGCGCAACGGTGTCCCACCGCCGCCATTCGGCACCGGGCCTGCGACCCCCGACGCATCGCAAGCCACGACCCAGGCCACCGCCCCGACCGGCATTCTTCAGGGTCTCGACTGGCTCGACAGTCTGAGCATGACCGGCCTCGACGGCCAGAATCTCAACGAGATCGGCCTGAAGAACGGCAATCTGATCGTCGACGATCAGCAGCGCGGCAGCAAATGGACGTTTGAGAATATCACGCTCAGCCTACGTCGACCGAGTCGTGGTGGCGTCGCGCTTAGCCTCGGCGAGGAGGGCGCGCGTCCGTGGTCGTTGCGTGCCACGATCGGCCCCACCGAGAACGGCGTGCGCTCGGTCGATATCCGCGCCGACAAGGTCTCGACCGCCAACATCCTGCTGGCGCTGCGGGTGAAGGACCTCACCTACACCGCCGACCTGCCGCTGACGGGCGAGCTCAAGGGCGAGCTCGGCCGCGACGGCGTGCCGACCTTTTTTCGCGGCAAGATTGCGGTCGGTGCGGGCAACATCATCGACACCGATACGCCCGACTATCCGATGGCGATCGACTCGGCCGAGATCAATGTCGAGTGGGACGCCAATCGGCGGGTGCTGGTCGCTCCGTTCAAGGTCCTCTCGGGTGCGAACCGCCTGACGCTTCTGGCTCATGTCGAGCCGCCCAACGGCACCGTCAACGACTGGCAGCTCGGTTTCAGTGGCGGTTCGATTCTGCTCGGCGGCATCGACAACGAGCCGCCGCTGGTCTTCAACCGTATTGCGATCGGCTTCCGCTTCGACACCGACCACAAGAGGCTGCTGTTGACGCAGGCCGATATCTCCAACGGAGAGATCGGCGTCGCCGGCACCGGTGCCATCGATTATTCGGGCGAGCCGCGGCTGACATTGGGTTTTGCGGGAACGCCGATGTCGGCCTCCGCGCTCAAGCGGATGTGGCCGACGCTTGTCGTTCCTGAGTTGCGCGAATGGGTGATCGAGCGGATCGAGCGTGGAACGCTCCAGCGCATCGAGATCGGCGTTAATTCACCGACGAAGAATCTTCCGCGCAAGGGCCCACCCATTCCCGACGACGGGCTGTCGGTCAATATCGTGGCGAGCGGTGTCACGGTTCGCCCCGTCGATGGCCTGCCGGTGGTGCATGATGCCGATTTGAAGGCGCGCGTGACCGGGCGCACTGCGACGGTGAATATCGGGCAAGGCATCGCCGATACGCCAGCGGGCCGCAAGATCACGATTTCCGACTTCGTCTTCGAGGTGCCCGATATGGCGCCCAAGCCGTCGCCGTCGCGGACCAGGTTTCGTGTCGAAGGCCCGGTGCCTGCGGCCGCCGAAATGCTTTCCAATGATCGCCTGAGCGATCTGTCGTCGACCGTCATCGATCCCAACACCAGCAAGGGGACGTTCTCGGCGAACGTCCAGCTTGGGTTGCCGGTCAAGGGTGAGCTGACCAAAGCCGACACCACCTACAGCGTTACTGCCGATCTCAATGGTTTTGGTGCCGACAAGCTGGTGATGAACCAGAAGCTGGAGGCCAACAACCTCAAGATCGTCGCGAGCAACCAGGGCTATCAGGTCAAGGGCGACGTCAAGATCAACGGGCAGGCGGCCTCGCTCGACTACCGCAAGCCGGCCGAGGGCGATGCCGACGTCAAATTGCAGACCACGCTGGACGATGCGAGCCGCGCGCGCCTCGGATTCGATCTGGGTCCCGCCGTCAGCGGATCGGTGCCGATCAAGCTGTCGGGCAAGATCGCCGGGGGGCCCGACCAGACGACGAAGCTCGGCATCGAGGCCGACCTGACCTCGGTCAAGCTCGACAACATCCTGCCCGGCTGGGTCAAGCTGCCGGGCAGAGCGGGCAAAGCCAGCTTCAAGGTGGTACCGACGGCGCAATCAACGCGTCTGGAGGACATCGTCATCGAAGGCGGCGGCGCCTCGATCAAGGGGTCGCTCGAGGTCGATGCCAACGGCGATCTCATGAACGCAAACTTCCCGACCTACGCGCCGTCCGACGGCGACAAGGCGTCGCTGAAGGTGGAGCGCAGCCAGGACGGCGTGGTCAAGGGCACCATGCGCGGCGACGTATTCGACGGCCGCGGCTTTCTGAAATCGGCGATCTCAGGCAATTCCAAGGACGACGCCAAGAGCAAGACGAAGAACGTCGATTTCGACATGGACGTGAAGCTCGGCGCCGTCATGGGTTTCAACGGCGAGGCGATGCGCAGCGTCGAGGCCAAGATGTCGCGGCGCAATGGTGCGGTCAAAGCCTTCACGCTGAGCGGCAGGATCGGAAAAGACACGCCTGTGGCCGCCGATTTGCGCGGCGGCCGCGCCCAGGGCAACCGCGAGGTGATCTATCTCCAGACCAGCGATGCCGGCAACTTCCTGCGCTTCACAGACACCACCAACAAGGTCTTCGGCGGCCAGATGGTGGTGGCCATGGAGCCGCCGACGTCAGAGCCTACGACGCGGGAAGGCCTGATCAACGTGCGCGACTTCTCGGTCAAGGGCATGGATCAACTCGATCGCGTCGCGGCGGGCGCCCCCAACGGCGCGCAGAGCGGCGTGGCCTTCACGGCGTTGCGCGCGGAGTTCACGCGGCAGAACGGCGCGCTCACGATCCGCGACGGCGTGGTCAAGGGGCCGATGATCGGCGCCACCATCGAGGGCTCGATCGACTTTCCCGGCAATCAGGTCTGCATGAGCGGCACCTTCGTGCCGATGTATGGCGTCAACAACATCTTCGGCCAGATCCCGTTGTTCGGCATCTTCCTCGGCGGCGGCAACAATGAAGGATTGATCGGCGTGACCTACGAGGTCGTCGGCACGCCGGCCGCGCCCGTGATGCGCGTCAATCCGATTTCGGCGATGGCGCCCGGTCTGTTCCGCAAGATATTCGAATTCAACACCGGCAAGCAGAACTCGCCGTTCGAGGAATTCCCGTCGCAGTCGAGCGATGGCTCGACTGGAACGACGCGCCAGCTCTCGAGCGGCTGCACCCTCGCGCGGCGATAG